One Nitrospirota bacterium genomic window carries:
- the fdhF gene encoding formate dehydrogenase subunit alpha produces the protein MDKVPTICPYCGCGCGLYLHVEEGTITGVSPIRHHPVNKGTLCVKGWNSFEFIQHPERLKSPLIKESGVFRKASWDEAIGLIVRRLKDIKKSHGPDSIGVMSSAKCTNEENFLMMKFARAVIGTNNIDHCARLCHSSTVGGLAVTFGSGAMTNSISEIASAKVLFVIGSNTTEQHPMIGMHMLDAVDKGAVLIVADPRKTQISEFAHIHLRHKCGTDVVLLNSMMNVIINEGLVDIPFIKRRTENFDAFEKVVIKYPPEVAEKITGVPAQDIRKTARIYATEKRAMLFYSMGITQHITGVDNVRACANLCMLTAHVGQPMTGLNPLRGQNNVQGACDMGALPDVYSGYQSISEPAIRKKFEQTWKRRLPSRPGLTLTEMFDSILNGQMKAMYIMGENPLISDPDASHVREALEKLKFLVVQDIFMSDTAEFAHVILPAVTFAEKDGTFTNTDRRVQKIRKAIEPAGEAMPDWEIICAVSKGMGYNMEYRATHEVMEEAALLTPEYRGILHHRLDNTFGLQWPCPDPEHQGTPFLHRKKFAKGLGTFIPVDYISPAEETDKKFPFLLTTGRMYFHYHTGTMCRRTSTLEREYPECYAEINPKDANMLGIKDNSMMRVSSRRGAIIVRACVTAKVSEGTIFIPFHFREASANLLTNPAVDPLAKIPEYKVCAVRIEPVVV, from the coding sequence ATGGATAAGGTTCCTACAATATGCCCTTACTGTGGATGCGGCTGTGGCCTTTATCTCCATGTGGAAGAAGGCACAATCACCGGTGTTTCACCTATCAGACATCATCCTGTAAACAAAGGCACTCTTTGCGTAAAAGGCTGGAATTCTTTTGAATTCATACAGCATCCTGAAAGGCTTAAATCCCCCCTTATAAAAGAGAGTGGTGTATTCAGAAAGGCATCGTGGGATGAAGCAATAGGGCTCATAGTTCGCAGGCTTAAAGACATTAAAAAATCACACGGGCCTGATTCTATAGGGGTAATGAGTTCGGCTAAGTGCACAAATGAGGAGAACTTCCTGATGATGAAATTTGCCAGGGCAGTTATCGGGACAAATAATATTGACCACTGTGCGAGGTTATGTCATTCCTCTACTGTAGGCGGGCTTGCAGTAACATTTGGTTCAGGTGCCATGACAAACTCTATAAGCGAAATAGCCAGTGCAAAGGTTCTCTTTGTAATAGGCTCAAATACAACAGAGCAGCATCCCATGATAGGCATGCACATGCTCGATGCTGTTGATAAAGGCGCTGTATTGATTGTTGCAGACCCGAGAAAGACGCAGATTTCAGAATTTGCACATATTCACCTGAGGCACAAGTGTGGGACAGATGTTGTCCTTCTTAACAGCATGATGAATGTGATAATAAACGAAGGCCTTGTAGATATCCCATTTATAAAGCGACGGACAGAGAATTTTGATGCCTTTGAAAAGGTCGTCATAAAGTATCCTCCAGAGGTTGCTGAAAAGATTACAGGTGTCCCTGCCCAGGATATCAGGAAGACTGCACGGATTTATGCAACAGAAAAAAGGGCAATGCTTTTCTATTCAATGGGTATAACACAGCACATAACTGGTGTTGACAATGTCAGAGCGTGTGCAAACCTCTGCATGCTTACAGCACATGTAGGCCAGCCTATGACAGGCTTAAATCCTCTCAGGGGACAGAACAATGTTCAGGGCGCATGTGATATGGGAGCCCTTCCTGATGTTTATTCGGGGTATCAGAGTATCTCAGAGCCTGCTATCAGGAAAAAATTTGAACAGACATGGAAGAGGAGGCTTCCATCAAGACCAGGGCTTACACTCACAGAAATGTTTGATTCTATTTTAAACGGACAGATGAAGGCCATGTATATCATGGGTGAGAACCCTTTAATATCAGACCCTGATGCATCTCATGTTAGAGAGGCACTGGAAAAACTGAAGTTCCTTGTTGTTCAGGATATCTTTATGTCTGATACTGCAGAATTCGCTCATGTCATATTGCCTGCTGTGACTTTTGCAGAAAAGGATGGGACATTTACAAACACAGACCGCAGGGTTCAGAAGATAAGAAAGGCGATTGAGCCTGCTGGAGAGGCAATGCCTGATTGGGAGATTATCTGTGCAGTTTCAAAAGGGATGGGCTATAACATGGAATACAGGGCAACACATGAGGTCATGGAAGAAGCAGCCCTTCTCACGCCAGAATACAGAGGTATCTTGCATCACAGACTTGACAATACTTTTGGCTTGCAATGGCCCTGTCCTGACCCCGAGCATCAGGGCACGCCATTTCTGCACAGAAAAAAATTTGCAAAGGGTCTCGGGACATTTATACCTGTTGATTATATATCGCCAGCAGAGGAGACAGATAAGAAATTCCCATTTCTCCTTACAACTGGACGGATGTATTTTCACTACCACACAGGCACAATGTGCCGCCGCACATCTACACTCGAAAGGGAATATCCTGAATGCTATGCAGAGATAAATCCGAAGGATGCAAATATGCTGGGGATAAAAGACAATTCTATGATGAGGGTTTCATCAAGACGCGGGGCAATCATAGTTAGAGCCTGTGTAACAGCTAAGGTCTCAGAAGGCACAATATTTATCCCATTTCATTTCAGAGAGGCATCTGCAAATCTACTCACAAATCCTGCAGTTGACCCTTTAGCAAAGATACCCGAATACAAAGTTTGTGCTGTCAGGATTGAGCCGGTGGTGGTATAA
- a CDS encoding transcriptional repressor, which produces MDLLKILKSYLADKNLKLTKERIAVLEEIKSLGGHFDLEELLINLRKKGIKVSKASIYRLIPLLKDCGIINEVIYKDKHSHYEFVYGSKHHDHMICLKCGKIIEFTSPSIEKLQERFCKENDFYGTSHMLEIKGFCKNCR; this is translated from the coding sequence GTGGATCTTTTAAAAATACTCAAAAGTTATCTGGCTGATAAAAACTTAAAACTCACAAAGGAGAGGATAGCTGTCCTTGAGGAGATAAAATCTCTCGGTGGACATTTTGACCTCGAAGAACTTTTAATAAACCTTCGCAAGAAGGGAATAAAAGTTTCAAAGGCATCAATTTACAGGTTGATTCCATTACTAAAGGATTGTGGAATAATTAATGAGGTTATATATAAGGATAAGCACTCTCATTACGAGTTTGTTTACGGCAGCAAACATCACGACCATATGATTTGTTTAAAATGTGGAAAGATTATTGAATTCACTTCACCTTCCATAGAAAAGCTTCAGGAAAGATTCTGTAAGGAAAACGACTTTTATGGAACGAGCCATATGCTTGAAATAAAGGGATTTTGTAAAAACTGTAGATAA
- a CDS encoding endonuclease V: MRHEAIKWPENIEDARHLQYALSGKVKIAPLVKDPVYVAGVDAGFFGTSVIGVACLYEYPGLNHSEDIIKIAESRFPYIPGYLSFREGRAIMMAIDGLKIKPDLIIFDGQGIAHPIGLGIASHIGVLLDMPTIGCAKSKLIGNYKEVGAKKGQWSPLMYKGKVIGAVLRTRDNVKPVFVSPGHRIDLKGSIEIVLGCTDKYRLPEPVRRADFFARKLKRDMIK; the protein is encoded by the coding sequence ATGAGGCACGAAGCCATTAAATGGCCAGAAAATATTGAAGATGCAAGACATCTTCAATATGCCCTCTCAGGAAAGGTTAAAATAGCTCCTCTTGTGAAAGACCCTGTATATGTTGCTGGCGTTGATGCAGGATTTTTTGGGACCAGTGTTATAGGTGTGGCATGTCTTTATGAATATCCAGGACTCAATCACAGCGAAGATATTATTAAAATCGCAGAATCCAGATTCCCTTATATCCCTGGTTATCTTAGTTTTAGAGAGGGCAGGGCAATTATGATGGCGATTGATGGATTAAAGATAAAACCTGATTTGATTATTTTTGACGGACAGGGAATCGCTCACCCGATAGGGCTCGGGATAGCATCGCATATTGGAGTTCTTCTCGATATGCCTACAATAGGGTGCGCAAAATCAAAGCTGATAGGGAATTACAAGGAGGTGGGGGCGAAAAAAGGTCAATGGTCGCCGCTGATGTATAAAGGCAAAGTAATCGGTGCAGTTTTAAGGACAAGGGATAATGTAAAACCAGTCTTTGTCTCGCCAGGTCACAGGATTGATTTAAAAGGCTCAATAGAGATAGTCCTGGGATGTACTGATAAATATAGACTGCCAGAGCCTGTAAGGCGCGCAGACTTTTTTGCGAGGAAACTGAAAAGGGATATGATAAAATAA
- a CDS encoding endonuclease III domain-containing protein, with amino-acid sequence MKKKSGEYLKTVLNKIYKRLYRSFGPQHWWPGDTPFEVAIGAILTQNTNWGNVEKAIGNIKRKRLMDANKLYSLSTEDLSELIRPAGYFRVKAKRLREFLGFLINHCRGSMKEMSKGDLKTLRHKLLSVNGIGPETADSILLYSLNKPVFVIDAYTRRVLSRHNIVSEKATYHEMQELFHKNLPVDVRLFNEYHALFVKVGKEYCKPRPLCTECPLNELNSKRERSQSKAKRRN; translated from the coding sequence ATGAAGAAGAAGTCAGGGGAATACTTAAAAACAGTGTTAAATAAAATATATAAGAGGCTCTACCGTTCTTTTGGCCCACAGCACTGGTGGCCTGGAGATACGCCATTTGAAGTCGCAATTGGCGCAATTCTTACCCAGAACACTAATTGGGGTAATGTGGAGAAGGCTATTGGAAATATTAAAAGAAAGAGGCTTATGGATGCTAATAAACTTTACAGCCTCTCTACGGAAGACCTGTCCGAGCTTATCAGGCCTGCTGGCTATTTCAGGGTAAAGGCAAAGAGGCTCAGGGAATTCCTGGGCTTTTTAATAAATCATTGCAGAGGTAGTATGAAAGAAATGTCTAAAGGAGACCTGAAGACATTAAGGCATAAACTCCTTTCTGTAAATGGCATAGGCCCTGAGACAGCAGACTCAATACTCCTTTACAGCCTTAATAAACCAGTTTTTGTCATAGATGCGTATACGAGGCGGGTTCTCAGCAGGCATAATATTGTTTCAGAAAAGGCAACATATCATGAGATGCAGGAACTCTTCCATAAAAACCTCCCTGTGGATGTAAGGTTATTTAATGAATACCATGCCCTTTTTGTCAAAGTCGGAAAGGAATACTGCAAACCCAGACCCCTTTGCACCGAGTGCCCATTAAATGAATTGAACTCAAAGCGTGAGCGTTCCCAATCGAAAGCAAAGCGCAGGAACTAA
- a CDS encoding PD-(D/E)XK nuclease family protein yields MKKGTIFITPLDHRNKRNALFREIISICPEGDYSRLMYIAPTASALEEVRKQFFKFQQARSKSVRVGTTVATTLDSENIYIPFRTMTIQYLCHNLQELYGEEETISNALRPLILSEILDDRDLSYSRLLSELMGNIRHYLPGTELYMIKRAVGEQIFEEKTLLRAVRAIEDLETYEQELVKRSLLDEDGLLLTGIPLAKEHLEIEILVLDGFFDPTPLEKEILSCLMDKAEEVYAVALEKSEFAEFLINGKKTHGRPFIVRAQSAELRLVPSTISGQALSEVEGTQNYVFYSYPSMEDEVEGIARTVKGLIIEGVRPQEIIISFPSLAKYLPMVRRIFQKHRIPACISRYNLSSSKPLVAIEGLIACVEGNYSRDDFLSVITSRYFPNIPDVLKEWAIFYSNRAGVIKGKDAWLSLRATVINSSEDELTEEEINRLNDIQKEIRNVIRLLEKLREEKTFASFLDAIEAVLNRLGFFDSIDDALEEAFHRELSALKRFAGLFASDSDSSGFEKFISYLKHRMIGIMTGDEDNGRVRIVPLEEAVELEAGALFFGGMCEGEFPSRPAIDPILPEKVKKALGLPYLDRYLERQKKYFERLLHVSRREPYFSYPSQEADKLFLPSPFLDWTKVLTPSVPNIPTEEEILIAQGTLQKKDFSATFWGENIYSGGLINGILQKRFGRAAFIKVTDIEAYRQCPLRFYIEKVLGLEEDRPPRFEIEAKLWGKLSHKALEYLYRDGDVEPELLKDRLMAGLNNALKDFPVNEFWAKVAREIFKMLFPHLLEQEIALRNEGYTPYKVEAKLKGEVDGLRLKGKIDRIDIKRSLPRHFGVTELREEKVEVMVLIDYKTGSAQSSIDSLQLPLYAALWQSNPPIPPLIKEGKGGFVEKVGFYSLKDGHIDWYPRKITIEDFIEEALTEAKSLVDGMREGRFGPETAKDDSCYYCHHRPLCGRTYGKLS; encoded by the coding sequence ATGAAAAAAGGAACTATCTTCATAACACCCCTTGATCACAGAAACAAGAGAAATGCACTATTCAGGGAAATAATCTCCATCTGCCCGGAAGGCGATTATTCGAGGCTCATGTATATCGCACCTACAGCAAGCGCATTAGAGGAGGTCAGAAAGCAATTTTTTAAATTCCAACAGGCTCGCTCAAAGTCGGTACGAGTCGGTACGACTGTCGCAACGACACTCGATTCCGAGAACATCTATATCCCCTTTCGGACAATGACAATACAGTATTTATGCCATAACCTGCAGGAACTTTATGGCGAGGAGGAGACGATTTCAAATGCCCTGAGGCCCCTTATTTTATCTGAGATACTTGATGACAGAGACCTTAGTTACAGCCGCCTTTTATCAGAGCTTATGGGAAATATCAGGCATTACCTGCCTGGCACAGAACTGTATATGATAAAGCGGGCCGTCGGAGAGCAGATATTCGAAGAAAAAACTTTATTGAGGGCAGTCAGGGCAATAGAAGACCTTGAGACTTACGAACAGGAACTCGTTAAAAGAAGTCTCCTCGATGAGGACGGCCTGCTCCTGACAGGTATTCCACTCGCAAAGGAGCATTTAGAAATAGAGATTTTAGTCCTCGATGGTTTTTTTGACCCCACACCCCTTGAAAAAGAGATTCTGTCCTGCCTCATGGATAAAGCTGAAGAAGTGTATGCTGTAGCCCTGGAGAAAAGTGAGTTTGCAGAATTTCTCATCAATGGCAAAAAAACTCATGGCAGGCCTTTTATTGTCAGAGCACAGAGCGCAGAGCTCAGACTTGTCCCTTCGACAATCTCAGGGCAAGCTCTGAGCGAAGTCGAAGGAACACAGAATTATGTCTTTTATTCTTATCCTTCAATGGAGGATGAGGTTGAGGGAATTGCCAGGACTGTAAAGGGGCTCATCATTGAAGGAGTAAGACCGCAGGAAATTATAATATCATTCCCTTCTCTCGCAAAGTACCTTCCCATGGTAAGAAGGATTTTTCAAAAACACAGAATCCCCGCCTGCATCTCCAGGTATAACCTTTCAAGCTCGAAACCGCTTGTGGCTATAGAAGGACTGATAGCATGTGTGGAGGGCAATTATTCGAGGGATGATTTCCTCTCGGTTATTACATCCAGGTATTTTCCGAACATCCCCGATGTCCTTAAAGAGTGGGCAATTTTTTATTCAAACAGGGCAGGGGTCATAAAGGGCAAAGATGCCTGGCTTTCCCTCAGGGCCACAGTCATCAACTCCTCAGAAGATGAGCTTACAGAAGAAGAAATAAATCGGCTAAACGATATTCAGAAGGAGATAAGAAATGTTATAAGGCTGCTGGAGAAGCTCAGAGAAGAAAAAACTTTTGCCTCTTTTCTGGATGCAATAGAGGCGGTCTTAAACAGGCTCGGATTTTTTGATTCTATTGATGACGCCCTGGAAGAGGCGTTTCACCGTGAACTCTCTGCCTTAAAACGCTTTGCAGGGCTTTTTGCCTCTGATTCAGATTCTTCAGGATTTGAAAAATTTATCTCCTATCTCAAGCACAGAATGATCGGTATCATGACAGGAGATGAGGACAATGGAAGGGTGAGGATTGTCCCATTAGAAGAGGCAGTGGAGCTTGAAGCAGGGGCATTGTTTTTTGGCGGCATGTGTGAAGGTGAATTTCCTTCAAGGCCGGCTATTGACCCGATACTTCCTGAGAAGGTAAAGAAGGCCCTGGGTCTGCCCTATTTAGACCGTTACCTTGAAAGGCAGAAGAAATATTTTGAAAGACTGCTTCATGTCTCAAGAAGAGAGCCGTATTTTTCCTATCCCTCTCAGGAGGCTGACAAACTTTTTCTTCCGTCTCCATTCCTCGACTGGACAAAAGTCCTTACCCCTTCAGTGCCGAATATACCTACTGAAGAAGAAATACTCATTGCACAGGGCACACTCCAGAAAAAAGATTTTTCAGCAACCTTCTGGGGCGAGAATATATATAGTGGTGGATTGATTAATGGTATTTTACAAAAACGTTTCGGCAGGGCGGCATTTATTAAGGTCACGGACATCGAGGCATACAGGCAGTGCCCCTTGAGGTTTTACATAGAAAAGGTCCTGGGTCTTGAGGAAGACAGGCCGCCGAGGTTTGAGATAGAGGCAAAACTGTGGGGGAAGCTCAGCCATAAGGCTCTTGAATATCTTTACCGTGATGGAGATGTAGAACCTGAGCTTTTAAAAGACAGGCTAATGGCAGGTTTAAATAATGCGCTTAAAGATTTTCCGGTTAATGAGTTCTGGGCAAAGGTCGCCAGGGAGATTTTTAAAATGCTCTTCCCCCATTTATTGGAACAAGAAATCGCATTGAGGAATGAGGGCTATACGCCTTACAAGGTAGAGGCCAAACTGAAGGGCGAGGTAGACGGACTCAGGCTCAAGGGGAAGATAGACAGGATAGACATAAAAAGGTCGTTGCCCCGACACTTCGGGGTAACTGAGCTGAGAGAAGAAAAGGTTGAGGTTATGGTCCTCATTGATTACAAGACAGGCTCAGCGCAATCTTCTATTGATAGCCTTCAGCTTCCACTTTATGCAGCCCTTTGGCAGAGCAATCCCCCCATCCCCCCTTTGATAAAGGAGGGTAAAGGGGGATTTGTAGAAAAAGTAGGTTTTTATTCCCTTAAGGACGGACATATTGACTGGTATCCCAGGAAAATCACAATCGAAGATTTCATAGAAGAAGCATTGACAGAGGCAAAGTCCCTTGTCGATGGAATGAGGGAAGGCAGATTCGGCCCGGAGACTGCAAAGGACGATAGTTGCTATTATTGCCATCACAGGCCTCTGTGTGGAAGGACATATGGGAAATTATCTTGA